In a single window of the Atlantibacter hermannii genome:
- the dbh gene encoding DNA polymerase IV, with protein sequence MRKIIHVDMDCFFAAVEMRDNPALRDIPLAIGGSRERRGVISTANYPARKFGVRSAMPTGMALKLCPHLTLLPGRFDAYKEASNHIREIFLRYTPLIEPLSLDEAYLDVTHSPHCHGSATLMAREIRQTIFDELQLTASAGIAPVKFIAKIASDLNKPNGQCVITPEEMPAFLKTLPLSKIPGVGKVTAGKLESLGLVTCEDVQKCDLASLLKRFGKFGRVLWERSQGIDEREVSNDRQRKSIGVERTLAEDIHEWSECEAIIDRLYPELERRLASVKPDLLIARQGVKLKFNDFQLTTQEHVWPRLNKDDLLATARKTWDERRGGRGVRLVGLHVTLLDPQLERQLVLGL encoded by the coding sequence ATGCGCAAAATTATTCACGTCGATATGGACTGCTTTTTCGCAGCTGTAGAGATGCGCGACAACCCGGCGTTACGCGATATTCCCCTTGCCATCGGCGGCAGCCGGGAGCGGCGCGGGGTGATCAGCACGGCAAACTATCCGGCGCGCAAATTTGGCGTGCGCAGCGCCATGCCGACGGGAATGGCGCTCAAACTTTGCCCCCACCTGACACTTTTGCCTGGCCGCTTTGACGCATACAAAGAAGCGTCAAACCATATCCGGGAAATCTTCCTGCGCTATACGCCATTGATTGAACCGCTGTCGCTGGATGAAGCCTATCTTGATGTCACCCACAGTCCTCATTGCCACGGTTCGGCAACCTTAATGGCAAGGGAAATCCGTCAGACTATTTTCGACGAACTCCAGCTCACCGCCTCGGCGGGCATCGCCCCGGTTAAGTTCATTGCTAAAATCGCCTCTGATCTTAATAAGCCCAATGGCCAGTGCGTGATTACTCCTGAAGAGATGCCGGCATTTTTAAAAACGCTGCCGCTGTCTAAAATTCCCGGCGTCGGGAAAGTCACGGCAGGTAAGCTTGAAAGCCTGGGGCTGGTGACCTGTGAAGATGTGCAAAAATGCGATCTGGCGTCACTGCTTAAACGTTTTGGTAAATTTGGGCGAGTGCTCTGGGAGCGCAGCCAGGGTATTGATGAGCGCGAGGTCAGCAATGACCGGCAGCGCAAATCCATTGGCGTGGAGCGGACGCTGGCGGAGGATATTCATGAGTGGTCCGAATGCGAGGCAATCATTGATCGCCTCTATCCGGAGCTTGAGCGGCGGCTCGCCAGCGTCAAGCCTGATCTGCTCATTGCCCGTCAGGGGGTCAAGCTGAAATTTAATGATTTCCAGCTTACGACCCAGGAGCACGTCTGGCCCCGTCTGAATAAAGACGACTTGCTTGCTACGGCGCGTAAAACCTGGGATGAACGTCGCGGCGGGCGTGGTGTCCGGCTGGTGGGCCTGCATGTCACCTTACTCGATCCCCAACTGGAACGTCAGCTGGTGTTGGGGCTGTAA
- the nqrB gene encoding Na(+)-translocating NADH-quinone reductase subunit B: MGLKHFFEKLEPHFTEGGKLAKYYPLYEATVTIFYTPGLVTRGASHVRDAIDLKRMMILVWFSVFPAMFWGMYNVGLHTIPALNKLYEPAQLAQVIANNWHYQTAQWLGVSFAPDAGWISMMGLGAVYFLPIYLTVFVVGGFWEVLFAVVRKHEINEGFFVTSILFALIVPPTLPLWQAALGITFGVVMAKELFGGTGRNFLNPALAGRAFLFFAYPAQISGDLVWTAADGFSGATPLSQWASGGGESLVDVTTGLPVSWMDAFLGYIPGSIGEVSTLMILIGGAIILFGRVASWRIVSGVMLGMIVTATLFNLIGSDTNPLFSMPWYWHLVLGGFAFGMMFMATDPVSASFTEKGKWCYGALIGSMCVLIRVANPAYPEGMMLAILFANLFAPLFDYLVVKANIKRRASRG, encoded by the coding sequence CCGCATTTTACTGAAGGCGGCAAGCTGGCGAAGTATTACCCCTTGTATGAAGCGACCGTGACCATCTTCTACACGCCAGGCCTGGTGACCCGTGGTGCCTCGCATGTGCGCGACGCCATCGACCTGAAGCGTATGATGATCCTGGTCTGGTTCTCGGTATTTCCGGCCATGTTCTGGGGGATGTATAACGTCGGGCTGCATACCATTCCGGCACTGAATAAGCTCTACGAGCCCGCGCAACTGGCACAGGTCATCGCCAATAACTGGCATTACCAGACAGCGCAATGGCTGGGCGTCAGTTTCGCCCCGGATGCGGGCTGGATCAGTATGATGGGCCTGGGCGCGGTGTATTTCCTGCCCATCTACCTGACGGTATTTGTGGTAGGCGGTTTTTGGGAAGTGCTGTTTGCCGTCGTGCGCAAACACGAAATCAACGAAGGCTTCTTTGTCACGTCGATCCTGTTCGCGCTGATCGTTCCGCCGACGCTGCCGCTCTGGCAGGCTGCGCTCGGGATCACCTTCGGTGTGGTCATGGCTAAAGAGCTGTTCGGCGGCACCGGGCGTAACTTCTTAAACCCGGCGCTGGCAGGACGCGCCTTTTTGTTCTTCGCTTATCCGGCGCAAATTTCCGGCGATTTGGTGTGGACTGCGGCGGACGGCTTTTCCGGCGCGACACCGCTCTCACAGTGGGCATCTGGCGGCGGCGAGTCGCTGGTGGATGTGACCACCGGTCTGCCGGTCAGCTGGATGGACGCCTTCCTGGGCTATATCCCCGGATCGATTGGCGAGGTTTCCACGCTGATGATCCTGATTGGCGGTGCCATTATTTTATTTGGCCGGGTCGCTTCCTGGCGGATCGTCTCGGGCGTGATGCTCGGCATGATCGTCACGGCAACGCTGTTTAACCTGATTGGTTCCGACACCAATCCGCTGTTCTCTATGCCCTGGTACTGGCACCTGGTGCTCGGCGGTTTTGCCTTCGGGATGATGTTTATGGCTACCGACCCGGTTTCCGCCTCCTTTACCGAAAAAGGTAAATGGTGCTACGGCGCGTTGATTGGCTCGATGTGCGTACTGATACGCGTGGCTAACCCGGCCTATCCGGAAGGGATGATGCTGGCGATCCTGTTCGCCAACCTGTTCGCGCCGTTGTTCGACTATCTGGTGGTGAAGGCCAATATCAAGCGGAGGGCGTCCCGTGGCTGA
- the gpt gene encoding xanthine-guanine phosphoribosyltransferase, which translates to MSEKYIVTWDMLQIHARKLASRLMPAEQWKGIIAVSRGGLVPGGLLARELGIRYVDTVCISSYDHDNQRELKVLKRAEGDGEGFIVIDDLVDTGGTAVAIREMYPKAHFVTIFAKPAGKPLVDDYVVDIPQDTWIEQPWDMGVVFVPPLSGR; encoded by the coding sequence ATGAGCGAAAAATACATCGTCACCTGGGACATGTTGCAGATTCACGCCCGCAAACTGGCAAGCCGTTTAATGCCTGCCGAACAATGGAAAGGCATTATTGCCGTAAGCCGTGGCGGTTTGGTTCCTGGCGGGCTGCTGGCTCGTGAACTGGGCATTCGCTATGTTGATACCGTTTGCATCTCCAGCTATGACCACGATAACCAGCGCGAGCTGAAAGTGCTCAAGCGCGCAGAAGGGGATGGCGAAGGATTTATCGTGATCGACGATTTAGTGGATACCGGCGGTACAGCTGTGGCAATCCGTGAAATGTATCCGAAAGCTCACTTTGTGACCATTTTCGCGAAACCGGCCGGTAAGCCGCTGGTGGACGATTATGTTGTCGATATCCCGCAGGATACCTGGATTGAACAGCCGTGGGATATGGGCGTGGTATTCGTCCCGCCATTGTCTGGCCGTTAA
- the phoE gene encoding outer membrane phosphoporin protein E: protein MKKSTLALVVMGVVAASAAQAAEVYNKNSNKLDVYGRVKAMHYMSDNAAKDGDMTYARFGFKGETQITDTITGFGRWEAEFAGNKEEGAANAQKTRLAFAGIKFKDFGSIDYGRNLGALYDVEAWTDMFPEFGGDSSGQTDNFMTKRSSSLATYRNTDFFGAIDGLNTTLQYQAKNEGRAASKENGDGFGTAVTYDFGGSAFSIGGAYTNSDRTNLQQLQVRGQGEKAEAWATGAKYDANNIYLAAMYSETRNMTPISGGFANKAQNFEAVVQYQFDFGLRPSLGYVQSEGKNVEGIGSVDLVKYVDVGAVYYFNKNMSAFVDYKINQLDDDNALGINSDDIVAVGMTYQF from the coding sequence ATGAAAAAAAGCACGTTGGCATTAGTGGTGATGGGTGTTGTAGCAGCGTCTGCAGCACAGGCAGCTGAAGTTTATAATAAAAACAGCAACAAACTTGATGTGTACGGCCGCGTTAAAGCAATGCATTACATGAGTGATAACGCTGCGAAAGATGGCGATATGACTTATGCACGTTTTGGTTTCAAAGGTGAAACGCAAATCACCGACACCATCACTGGCTTTGGCCGCTGGGAAGCAGAATTTGCCGGTAACAAAGAAGAAGGTGCAGCTAACGCACAGAAAACCCGCCTGGCTTTTGCCGGTATTAAATTCAAAGACTTCGGTTCTATCGACTACGGTCGTAACCTGGGCGCGCTGTATGACGTTGAAGCCTGGACTGATATGTTCCCGGAATTTGGCGGCGACTCATCGGGTCAGACCGATAACTTCATGACCAAACGCTCCAGCAGCCTGGCAACTTACCGTAACACCGATTTCTTCGGCGCTATCGACGGTCTGAACACCACACTGCAATACCAGGCCAAGAACGAAGGCCGTGCCGCCAGCAAAGAAAACGGCGACGGTTTCGGTACTGCGGTAACGTATGACTTCGGCGGTAGCGCATTCAGCATCGGCGGTGCATACACCAACTCCGATCGCACCAACCTGCAACAGCTGCAGGTTCGTGGCCAGGGTGAAAAAGCGGAAGCCTGGGCGACCGGCGCGAAATACGACGCTAACAACATTTACCTGGCGGCAATGTATTCAGAAACCCGCAACATGACCCCGATTAGCGGCGGCTTTGCTAACAAAGCGCAGAACTTCGAAGCGGTTGTGCAGTATCAGTTTGATTTCGGTCTGCGTCCGTCTCTGGGCTACGTGCAGTCTGAAGGTAAGAATGTTGAAGGGATTGGCAGCGTTGACTTAGTGAAATACGTGGACGTAGGCGCGGTTTACTACTTCAACAAAAATATGTCCGCGTTCGTGGACTACAAAATCAACCAGCTTGATGACGACAATGCGCTCGGCATCAACAGCGACGACATCGTTGCGGTTGGTATGACTTACCAGTTCTAA
- the nqrE gene encoding Na(+)-translocating NADH-quinone reductase subunit E yields MAHYISLFVRAVFVENMALAFFLGMCTFLAVSKKVSTAFGLGVAVTVVLGISVPVNNLIFNLVLRDSALVEGIDLSFLNFITFIGVIAALVQILEMTLDKYFPTLYNALGIFLPLIAVNCAIFGGVSLWCSATITSANLSFTASVPALAGCWRLSRWRGSVKS; encoded by the coding sequence ATGGCTCATTACATAAGCCTGTTCGTGCGCGCGGTTTTTGTGGAAAACATGGCGCTGGCCTTCTTTCTGGGGATGTGTACCTTCCTGGCGGTCTCCAAAAAGGTTTCCACCGCGTTTGGTCTGGGGGTGGCGGTCACCGTGGTGCTGGGCATCTCGGTCCCCGTCAACAACCTGATTTTCAACCTGGTACTGCGTGACAGCGCACTTGTGGAAGGTATCGATCTCAGCTTCCTGAACTTCATCACCTTCATCGGCGTCATCGCCGCGCTGGTGCAGATTCTTGAGATGACCCTCGATAAATACTTCCCCACACTGTACAACGCGCTGGGGATTTTCCTGCCGTTGATCGCGGTGAACTGCGCCATTTTCGGCGGCGTTTCGTTATGGTGCAGCGCGACTATAACTTCAGCGAATCTATCGTTTACGGCTTCGGTTCCGGCATTGGCTGGATGCTGGCGATTGTCGCGTTGGCGGGGATCCGTGAAAAGCTGA
- the nqrC_2 gene encoding Na(+)-translocating NADH-quinone reductase subunit C has protein sequence MGKKLLDENGKPALKIVKGGARPGDEYGVDGLSGATLTSNGVQHSFDFWMGELGFGPFLKRLREGALNNG, from the coding sequence GTGGGCAAAAAGCTGCTGGATGAGAACGGCAAGCCGGCGTTAAAAATCGTCAAAGGCGGTGCCCGGCCCGGCGATGAGTATGGCGTGGACGGTCTCTCTGGCGCGACACTGACCTCTAACGGCGTGCAGCACAGTTTTGATTTTTGGATGGGCGAACTCGGTTTTGGCCCGTTCTTAAAACGCCTTCGTGAAGGAGCGCTTAACAATGGCTGA
- a CDS encoding putative acetyltransferase, whose product MAKDVPVIRRYHPRDFPDVVEVFLRSVGEVASSDYNEAQTRAWAQIDEQCWMVRLSHAWTFVACYQNELAGFITLEHDGHIDLLFVHPAYQRQKTATALLDRLESQARAQNISTLYTEASITARPFFERHGFTVMAKQTVALRGEHFVNYRMQKWLDDALTLLEYRELSE is encoded by the coding sequence ATGGCAAAAGATGTGCCTGTTATTCGCCGCTACCATCCGCGCGATTTTCCTGATGTGGTGGAGGTATTTCTGCGTTCGGTAGGGGAAGTGGCGTCCAGTGATTACAACGAGGCGCAAACCCGCGCCTGGGCGCAGATAGACGAGCAATGCTGGATGGTTCGCCTGTCACATGCCTGGACCTTCGTCGCCTGTTATCAAAACGAGCTCGCCGGGTTTATTACCCTGGAACACGATGGTCACATCGATTTATTGTTTGTGCATCCCGCTTACCAGCGCCAGAAAACGGCCACAGCGCTGCTGGATCGTCTTGAAAGTCAGGCGCGCGCCCAAAATATTTCCACGCTGTATACCGAAGCCAGCATCACCGCCCGGCCTTTCTTTGAACGGCACGGGTTTACCGTCATGGCGAAACAGACCGTCGCGTTGCGCGGCGAGCATTTTGTGAATTACCGGATGCAGAAATGGCTGGACGACGCCCTGACTTTGTTGGAATACCGTGAACTGAGCGAATAA
- the nqrC_1 gene encoding Na(+)-translocating NADH-quinone reductase subunit C: MAEVKSFDTPGRTLLAVLVLCLVCSVIVAGSAVGLKSRQQEQKLLDKQRNILQVAGLMTPQMKDDEVKAIFDTRITARLVDLKTGEFINKDPAQFNQALALKDPNLSISLPTDRDPAGIKRRSNIAEIYLVRDEQQRTQELVLPVYGNGLWSVMYAFVALDTDGRTVKGITYYDQGETPAWAAKLKTQTGNSSGWAKSCWMRTASRR; the protein is encoded by the coding sequence GTGGCTGAAGTTAAAAGTTTCGACACGCCGGGCAGAACCCTGCTGGCGGTCCTGGTGCTGTGCCTGGTGTGTTCCGTGATTGTGGCAGGTTCCGCCGTTGGCCTGAAATCGCGCCAGCAGGAGCAGAAACTGCTCGATAAGCAGCGCAACATTTTGCAGGTAGCCGGATTGATGACCCCGCAGATGAAAGATGATGAGGTAAAAGCCATCTTCGATACGCGGATCACCGCGCGGCTGGTGGACCTGAAAACCGGGGAGTTCATCAATAAAGACCCGGCGCAATTTAATCAGGCGCTGGCCTTAAAAGATCCCAACCTCAGCATCAGCCTTCCGACCGATCGCGATCCAGCAGGCATTAAGCGTCGCAGTAATATTGCCGAAATCTATCTGGTGCGTGATGAGCAGCAGCGCACCCAGGAGCTGGTTCTGCCGGTCTACGGCAATGGCCTCTGGTCGGTGATGTATGCCTTCGTGGCGCTGGATACCGATGGCCGCACGGTCAAAGGCATTACCTATTATGATCAGGGCGAAACCCCGGCCTGGGCGGCGAAATTGAAAACCCAAACTGGCAACAGCAGTGGGTGGGCAAAAAGCTGCTGGATGAGAACGGCAAGCCGGCGTTAA
- a CDS encoding Protein of uncharacterised function (DUF539) → MLTIFIASFAIFLLVIFGMSLGVLMKRKALQGSCGGISSLGMEKVCDCPEPCDARKKASRARGPAAKPHSLI, encoded by the coding sequence ATGCTGACCATCTTTATCGCCAGCTTCGCGATTTTTTTGCTGGTGATTTTTGGCATGTCTCTCGGCGTGCTGATGAAGCGCAAAGCCCTTCAGGGTAGCTGCGGGGGGATTTCCTCGCTGGGGATGGAAAAGGTGTGCGACTGTCCCGAGCCGTGCGACGCACGTAAAAAAGCGTCTCGCGCGCGAGGCCCGGCAGCAAAACCGCATTCTTTAATCTGA
- the nqrD gene encoding Na(+)-translocating NADH-quinone reductase subunit D, translated as MAEISNMKEIKRVLVGPLVDNNPISLQVLGVCSALAVTTKLETAFVMTLAVTLVTAFSSMFISMIRNYIPNSVRIIVQMAIIASLVIVVDQVLRAFAYEISKQLSVFVGLIITNCIVMGRAEAYAMKSRRWRVLWTVSATGWAMASSCSSSGSCAN; from the coding sequence ATGGCTGAAATCAGCAACATGAAAGAGATTAAGCGGGTGCTTGTCGGCCCGCTGGTGGATAACAACCCGATTTCATTGCAGGTGCTGGGGGTGTGCTCGGCTCTGGCGGTAACAACAAAACTGGAAACCGCCTTCGTTATGACCCTGGCGGTGACGCTGGTCACCGCCTTTTCCAGCATGTTTATCTCAATGATCCGCAACTACATCCCCAACAGCGTGCGCATCATCGTCCAGATGGCGATTATCGCGTCGCTGGTGATTGTGGTGGATCAGGTGTTGCGCGCTTTCGCTTACGAGATCTCAAAACAGCTGTCAGTTTTCGTGGGGCTCATCATCACTAACTGTATCGTAATGGGCCGCGCCGAAGCCTATGCCATGAAATCGCGCCGCTGGCGAGTTTTATGGACGGTATCGGCAACGGGCTGGGCTATGGCGTCATCCTGCTCATCGTCGGGTTCCTGCGCGAACTGA
- the nqrF gene encoding Na(+)-translocating NADH-quinone reductase subunit F translates to MTEILLGVGMFTLIVLMLSVLILFAKSLLVNSSDVVIEINDDADKQFRAPAGDKLLNTLSNHGIFVSSACGGGGSCGQCRVTVKSGGGDILPTERTHITKREAKEGCRLACQVAVRQDMKIVLPEEIFGIKKWQCEVISNDNKATFIKELKLRIPDGEDVPFRAGGYIQIECPPHSVNYADFDVPLEYRGDWEKFNLFRFQSNVSEPCVRAYSMANYPDEKGIIMLNVRIATPPPGVPDAPPGIMSSYIWSLKAGDSVTISGPFGEFFAKDTDAEMVFIGGGAGMAPMRSHIFDQLGRLKTKRKISFWYGARSLREMFYQEEFEQLARDNPNFTFHVALSDPLPEDNWTGYTGFIHNVLYENYLRDHPAPEDCEFYMCGPPMMNAAVIAMLKNLGVEDENILLDDFGG, encoded by the coding sequence ATGACAGAAATACTTCTTGGCGTGGGGATGTTCACGCTGATCGTTCTGATGCTTTCGGTGCTGATTTTGTTCGCTAAATCGTTGCTGGTGAATTCCAGCGATGTGGTGATCGAAATTAACGACGACGCTGACAAACAATTCCGCGCCCCGGCAGGCGATAAGCTGCTGAATACGTTATCAAACCATGGGATTTTTGTGTCTTCCGCCTGCGGCGGCGGCGGCTCCTGCGGGCAGTGCCGCGTCACGGTGAAATCGGGTGGCGGAGACATTCTGCCTACCGAGCGGACGCATATTACCAAACGCGAAGCCAAAGAGGGCTGTCGTCTGGCCTGTCAGGTAGCGGTACGGCAGGATATGAAAATCGTCCTGCCGGAAGAGATTTTCGGCATCAAAAAATGGCAGTGCGAAGTCATCTCGAATGACAATAAAGCGACATTTATTAAAGAGCTGAAACTGCGTATTCCCGATGGCGAAGACGTGCCGTTCCGGGCGGGAGGGTATATTCAGATAGAATGTCCGCCGCACTCGGTAAACTATGCCGACTTTGACGTACCGCTGGAGTATCGCGGCGACTGGGAAAAATTCAATCTGTTCCGTTTTCAGTCGAACGTCAGCGAGCCCTGCGTACGCGCCTATTCCATGGCGAACTACCCGGATGAGAAGGGTATCATCATGCTTAACGTGCGTATCGCCACGCCGCCGCCAGGCGTTCCGGATGCGCCGCCGGGCATTATGTCATCGTATATCTGGTCGCTTAAAGCGGGCGACAGCGTGACGATTTCCGGTCCGTTCGGGGAGTTCTTCGCCAAAGATACCGACGCCGAAATGGTGTTTATCGGTGGCGGGGCAGGGATGGCACCAATGCGCTCGCATATTTTCGATCAACTGGGGCGCCTGAAAACAAAGCGCAAAATCAGTTTCTGGTACGGCGCACGTTCGCTGCGAGAAATGTTCTATCAGGAAGAGTTTGAGCAGCTGGCGCGTGACAACCCGAACTTCACGTTCCATGTCGCGTTGTCCGATCCGCTGCCCGAGGATAACTGGACCGGTTATACCGGCTTTATCCATAATGTCCTGTATGAAAACTACCTGCGCGACCATCCGGCCCCGGAAGACTGTGAATTTTACATGTGCGGGCCGCCAATGATGAACGCTGCGGTTATCGCCATGCTCAAGAATCTGGGTGTGGAAGATGAAAACATCCTGCTGGATGATTTCGGAGGTTAA
- a CDS encoding esterase — protein MVKANLSETLFKPRFKHPETSTLVRRVHHTGHPAIQSTLDGKNIPHWYRMINRLMWVWRGIDPREILEVQARIVMSDAERTDPALYDTVKGYRGGNWIYEWSKQAMLWQQKAGQEEDEATAGRHWLKASNLYSIAAYPHIKGDELAEQAQALANRAYEEAAQRLPYHIRELEFSVPGGSAVSGFLHQPKGDGPFPTVLMCGGLDALQSDYFNLFERYFAPLGIAMLTLDMPSVGFSSKWKLTQDSSLIHQHVLKSLPNLPWIDHTRVALFGFRFGANVAVRLAYLESPRLRAVACLGPIVHQLLTDTALQDKVPEMYMDVFASRLGMFDAADSAFRTELNRYSLKTQGLLGRRCPTPMLSGFWKNDPFSPPEESRFITSSSADSKLLEIPFNPVYRNFDKALTEIAGWINNRFG, from the coding sequence ATGGTAAAGGCAAACCTGAGTGAAACTCTGTTTAAACCCCGTTTTAAGCATCCGGAAACGTCAACGTTAGTCCGGCGTGTGCATCACACGGGCCATCCTGCCATTCAATCGACTCTTGATGGTAAAAATATTCCGCACTGGTACCGGATGATCAATCGCCTGATGTGGGTGTGGCGCGGCATCGATCCACGCGAAATCCTTGAGGTGCAGGCGCGTATTGTAATGAGCGACGCCGAGCGCACCGATCCCGCCCTGTACGACACGGTAAAAGGCTATCGCGGCGGTAACTGGATCTACGAATGGTCAAAACAGGCCATGCTCTGGCAGCAGAAGGCAGGTCAGGAAGAAGATGAAGCGACTGCCGGACGTCACTGGTTGAAAGCCTCCAATCTTTACAGCATTGCCGCTTATCCACATATCAAAGGCGATGAACTGGCCGAACAGGCTCAGGCATTAGCAAATCGCGCCTATGAAGAGGCGGCGCAGCGTTTGCCGTACCACATCCGTGAGCTGGAATTTTCAGTGCCCGGCGGCAGCGCCGTCAGTGGTTTTTTACACCAGCCAAAAGGCGACGGGCCGTTTCCCACCGTTTTAATGTGCGGCGGTCTGGATGCGCTGCAAAGCGACTATTTCAATCTGTTCGAGCGATATTTTGCCCCGCTCGGCATCGCGATGCTGACGCTGGATATGCCGTCAGTCGGTTTCTCTTCCAAATGGAAACTGACTCAGGATTCCAGCCTGATTCACCAGCATGTATTGAAATCCTTACCGAACCTTCCCTGGATTGACCACACGCGGGTCGCGCTTTTCGGCTTCCGCTTTGGGGCGAATGTGGCGGTGCGTTTAGCCTATCTGGAGTCGCCGCGTCTGCGCGCCGTGGCCTGTCTTGGTCCGATCGTTCACCAGTTGCTTACCGACACCGCCCTCCAGGATAAAGTGCCGGAAATGTATATGGACGTGTTCGCCAGCCGTCTCGGCATGTTTGATGCGGCAGACAGCGCATTCCGAACCGAGCTTAACCGTTACTCGCTGAAAACCCAGGGCTTGTTGGGGCGTCGCTGCCCAACGCCGATGTTGTCGGGTTTCTGGAAAAACGATCCCTTTAGCCCGCCTGAAGAGTCGCGTTTCATCACGTCGTCATCCGCAGATAGCAAACTGCTTGAGATACCGTTCAATCCGGTTTACCGCAATTTCGATAAAGCGTTAACAGAAATTGCCGGATGGATTAACAATCGATTCGGTTAA
- the pepD gene encoding aminoacyl-histidine dipeptidase, whose translation MSELSQLSPQPLWDIFAKICSIPHPSYHEEQLAEHILSWASEKGLHAERDSVGNILIRKPATAGMENRKAVVLQAHLDMVPQKNNDTEHDFTKDPIQPWIDGEWVKARGTTLGADNGIGMASALAVLADDSVAHGPLEVLLTMTEEAGMDGAFGLQPGWLKADILINTDSEEEGEIYMGCAGGIDFITTLKLDREAIPAGFDTFKLTLKGLKGGHSGGDIHLGLGNANKLLARFLAGHASALDLRLVDFNGGTLRNAIPREAFATVAVPADKADELKSLASHYQDILKNELSMVEKNLVVLLDSVTTDKAALTAKSRDAFVSLLNATPNGVIRNSDVAKGVVETSLNVGVVTMAQDSAQIICLIRSLIDSGKDYVVGMLESLGSLVGAQTEAKGSYPGWQPDASSPVMALVRETYQKLFNKTPNIQVIHAGLECGLFKKPYPDMDMVSIGPTITGPHSPDEQVHIESVGHYWTLLTELLKAIPAK comes from the coding sequence GTGTCTGAACTGTCTCAACTGTCCCCGCAACCGCTGTGGGATATTTTCGCCAAAATCTGCTCCATTCCGCACCCGTCTTATCACGAAGAACAACTCGCCGAACACATTTTAAGCTGGGCCAGTGAGAAAGGACTGCACGCAGAGCGCGACAGCGTCGGCAATATTCTGATCCGTAAACCAGCTACCGCGGGTATGGAAAATCGCAAAGCGGTGGTTCTGCAGGCGCACCTGGATATGGTGCCGCAGAAAAACAACGATACCGAACACGACTTTACCAAAGACCCGATTCAGCCGTGGATTGACGGCGAATGGGTGAAAGCGCGTGGCACCACGCTGGGCGCGGATAACGGTATTGGTATGGCATCCGCACTGGCGGTGCTGGCAGATGACTCCGTGGCTCACGGCCCGCTGGAAGTGCTGCTGACCATGACGGAAGAAGCGGGAATGGACGGCGCGTTTGGCCTCCAGCCAGGCTGGTTAAAAGCCGATATTCTGATTAACACCGACTCAGAAGAAGAAGGTGAAATCTATATGGGCTGCGCGGGTGGGATTGACTTCATCACCACCCTTAAACTGGATCGCGAAGCGATTCCTGCCGGTTTCGACACCTTCAAGCTGACCCTGAAAGGCCTGAAAGGCGGCCACTCCGGCGGCGATATCCATCTGGGCCTGGGCAATGCCAACAAATTGCTGGCGCGCTTCCTGGCCGGACACGCCAGCGCGCTGGATCTGCGCCTGGTCGATTTCAACGGCGGCACCCTGCGTAACGCCATTCCGCGCGAAGCCTTCGCCACCGTTGCCGTTCCGGCAGATAAAGCGGATGAGCTGAAATCGCTGGCCAGCCACTATCAGGACATCCTGAAAAACGAACTGTCCATGGTTGAAAAAAACCTGGTCGTACTGCTGGATAGCGTAACCACAGATAAAGCTGCGCTGACTGCGAAAAGCCGTGATGCGTTTGTCAGCCTGCTGAACGCGACCCCGAACGGCGTTATTCGTAACTCCGACGTGGCGAAAGGCGTGGTGGAAACGTCACTGAACGTTGGCGTGGTCACCATGGCGCAGGACAGCGCGCAGATTATCTGCCTGATCCGTTCGCTTATCGACAGCGGTAAAGATTATGTGGTGGGGATGCTGGAATCGCTGGGCAGCCTGGTGGGCGCGCAAACCGAAGCCAAAGGCAGCTATCCTGGCTGGCAGCCGGACGCCAGCTCGCCGGTGATGGCGCTGGTTCGCGAAACGTACCAGAAGCTGTTTAACAAAACCCCGAATATCCAGGTGATCCACGCGGGTCTGGAATGTGGTCTGTTCAAAAAACCGTATCCGGACATGGATATGGTATCCATTGGGCCGACCATCACCGGGCCGCACTCCCCGGATGAGCAGGTTCATATTGAAAGCGTCGGCCATTACTGGACGCTTCTCACGGAACTGCTGAAAGCCATTCCGGCAAAATAA